The Arachis duranensis cultivar V14167 chromosome 9, aradu.V14167.gnm2.J7QH, whole genome shotgun sequence genomic sequence CGAGTTGGCTAGTGAAGTATGGCATGAACGATTACCCATCTAATTGTTACTTTTGATTGCCTCTTTATTGTAGTGATAACTTCTGCTAGtatatgaagaagaagaagaaattggagATCATTGTAATTGTGGAAGAACGGCCTATGATTTTCTTGGGCCTATACAATTGAATAAGTCCACCCACCAACAAAAACGGATAACCATTAGGCCCACTCATTTAATTACTGAGAGTTTCGTTATGGGTTTGACTTGTGTGCAAGGCAAGCTTCAGAACCTTCTTCATATTGGGTTAAGACTTGAGAACAAAACTTACACTCACAGGTAACAATGGAAGAATAGAATCCAATACAGATCCCAACCTCAACCCACGCAAAATGCACATCTTCATTCTATCCGGCCAGAGCAACATGGCCGGTCGCGGAGGCGTCATCAAGACCTACGACCACCACCTCCACCGGACGACACAGCACTGGGACGGCGTCGTACCGCCGGAGTGCAGCTCTGACCTTTCCACCCACCGCCTCAGCGCCGCCCTCCGATGGGAACATGCACACGAGCCCCTCCACGCCGACATCGACACCAAGAAAGTATGCGGGGTGGGTCCCGGCATGAACTTCGCGAACGCTGTGCGACGGCGCGTGGACTCCCCTTTGGGATTGGTGCCGTGCGCGGTGGGGGGCACGGCCATAAAGGAGTGGGCGCGTGGTGAAGAATTGTACGAGAACATGGTGAAGAGAGCGAAGGAGAGCGTGAAGGAAGATGATAAGAGTGCGATCAAAGCGTTGTTGTGGTACCAAGGAGAGAGCGACACGTCAAGTGAGGAAGACGCTGAGGCTTACAAGGTCAATATGGAGAATCTCATCCAAAACGTTCGTCAAGACCTTAATCTCCCTTCTCTTCCAATCATTCAGGTTTCGTAAATTCCCATCttgcccttttttcttgtagagTAGTGTGTCTggcaaataaaaatagaaaatgatgcGGGCTTTGGATACAGGTTGCAATAGCTTCGGGATCTGAGTACATGGAGAAAGTGAGAGAGGCACAAAAGGCGATTGATATTTCGAATGTGATGTGCGTCGATGCCAAGGGATTGCAGTTGAAGGAAGATAATCTTCACCTAACTACGGAGGCTCAAGTTCAATTGGGTCAAATGCTTGCCGAGGCTTATCTTACACATTTTCATCCTTGttgaaacttcaaaattcaaatccaaaTCTTGTTTGTTTTGTCATTCTGTGTTGGCGTGTGCTTGTGTTAGTCTCTCTGGTCTCTCTGAAATTTAGATCTAAATATCATATTAGTTTCTGGACTCTCTTTAATAATTAGTCGGTCAATAAAATACTGAATTGGCTCACATTGGATACAAGATTAAATAacattgttttgtttttactttGATTAAGTCTCAAAACAGTTTATTATAGTATTAAGTGTGAGTTATATTATGGCCTTGAATGCACTCTAACATTACCGTGCTGGCCCTCGaacttactcaacctcttgaaCTAAAATTAAGTCAGTCTAACCCTCAATGcttagcaagaaagctaagtatacaagagaacacaagagaaaggaagctttggtataaataacactttattactcaagtgttggttacaaatgattcacacacATAAACTCTAACTCTCAcccctatttatagccatctACCTCTTTAATTgatggttaggattaaatctaatcaacggtCCAGATTAATCATCCAAAACCTTCTttacaaatatctatcctaccacaACTTTCTAAATGTTTCTAGATTATTCCATACTACTCTTTATACTTCTATATACATCTATACTCTTTTAGAATATTCTATGACCTTCTAAAagtcttctagaaccttctaggGTATTCCAGAACCTTTTAGGACATTTTAGAATGTTCCGGAACCATCTAAAGCATTCTCAAATACTCCAGAAAACTATACAAACACTGTTAAATTTAACTTTCTAAAATTTACCGTGACATTCTCCCCCACTTATTGCGCAGACGTCCTCGTCGCCTTCTGTTCATGATAGCGCTGTAGGTGTTCTTGGAATTGCCACAAATCTTCACGAGTTTCCCAGCTAGCTTCGATTATCGGGAGTCCTTTCCACTTGATCAAGTATTGGATATTTGGTGGTACTCTTCTTCGTAGCACGATGCGATTAGCTAAGGTCTCTTCGATTTCTTTATCAAATGATCTAATCACCACGGGCGGAGCACGACTCGAGTCACCTCTACTCGGTTCGTCTTGGTCTCCATGATATGGTTTAAGCATACTCACATAGAAGACCAAGTGGATCTTCGTAGAGGGAGGGAGTTGTACTTTATAAGCAACCTCCCCAACACGTCCAATGATCTCAAATGGCCCTTCGTATTTGCGGATTAAACCCTTATGAACTTTACGAAAGGCTTTGAATTGTTGTGGAAGAAGTTTGATCATTACCTTGTCTCCCacttgatagcttgcatgcCTTCTCTTCTTATCTGCCCATTTCTTCATCCTCTTGGCAGCTTTGTCGAGGTAAAAACGAGTGACATCTGCTTGTTCTTTCCATGActtaatcatatgataagctccAGGGCTCTTCCCTgagtaagaggaagaaagagagtgAGGTGTAAACAGTTGTTGTCCAGTCACAATCTCGAACGGACTCTTTCCTGTAGACTCACTCTTTTGCAAATTGTTTGAGAACTGAGCAATGTCGAGGAAATTTGTCCAATTTTTCTGATTAGCGCTTACGAAATGCCTTAAGTAACACTCTCTCAGTCTGCTAATTGGTTTGAGGATGGAAGCTTGTTGAAAAATGAAGTTCCGACCCAATGAGTTTGAACAGCTCTGTCCATAGTCGTCCTGTGAAGCGTGGATCTCGATCACTAATGATGCTCTTAGGCAATCCCCAGT encodes the following:
- the LOC107467579 gene encoding probable carbohydrate esterase At4g34215 encodes the protein MHIFILSGQSNMAGRGGVIKTYDHHLHRTTQHWDGVVPPECSSDLSTHRLSAALRWEHAHEPLHADIDTKKVCGVGPGMNFANAVRRRVDSPLGLVPCAVGGTAIKEWARGEELYENMVKRAKESVKEDDKSAIKALLWYQGESDTSSEEDAEAYKVNMENLIQNVRQDLNLPSLPIIQVAIASGSEYMEKVREAQKAIDISNVMCVDAKGLQLKEDNLHLTTEAQVQLGQMLAEAYLTHFHPC